In one Tindallia californiensis genomic region, the following are encoded:
- a CDS encoding FAD binding domain-containing protein: MISKFNYSKPQTTQEAIDFLSANPGTKILAGGTDLMISLRRNVEMVDNILDVKGIEELHRFDYKNGEGLYIGATVLVNELAESDTVIEKYPALSQAAGSLASYQLRNRATLVGNICNASPGADLSSPLLTYQATVHIEGPNGKRELALENFFTGVKKTALKDNEIVLGVSLPDVEPGDMSEFRRQTRVKGHDLATVGITIRRTADKRTFIAMAAVAPTPIRLKEVEKELMNMEFSKETAQWLKAEIQKHIKPISDVRSSLEYRLLAAGALANKAMMAMIEKGAK; encoded by the coding sequence ATGATAAGTAAGTTCAATTATTCAAAACCCCAGACAACGCAAGAAGCCATCGATTTTTTATCAGCTAATCCGGGGACTAAAATCTTGGCCGGCGGTACAGATCTTATGATATCGCTTCGAAGGAACGTAGAGATGGTGGATAACATTTTAGATGTCAAAGGAATTGAAGAACTTCATCGATTTGACTATAAAAATGGTGAAGGTCTTTATATCGGAGCCACTGTATTAGTCAATGAATTAGCTGAGTCTGATACTGTGATTGAAAAATATCCTGCACTTTCACAAGCTGCAGGCTCTTTAGCTTCCTATCAATTGAGAAACAGAGCAACCCTTGTGGGCAATATTTGCAATGCATCGCCTGGAGCAGATCTTTCATCCCCTCTTCTCACTTATCAGGCAACGGTTCATATTGAAGGACCTAATGGAAAAAGAGAGTTAGCACTGGAAAATTTCTTTACAGGAGTTAAAAAAACAGCATTAAAAGATAATGAAATTGTTTTAGGTGTATCTCTTCCGGATGTGGAACCAGGAGATATGAGTGAATTCAGAAGGCAAACGCGTGTGAAAGGCCATGATTTAGCAACCGTAGGCATTACAATAAGAAGAACCGCAGACAAAAGGACTTTCATTGCAATGGCAGCGGTTGCACCTACGCCTATTCGACTTAAAGAGGTAGAAAAAGAACTAATGAACATGGAATTTAGCAAAGAAACGGCTCAGTGGTTAAAAGCTGAGATTCAAAAGCATATTAAACCTATAAGCGATGTGCGTTCTTCTTTGGAATATCGATTATTAGCAGCAGGCGCACTAGCAAATAAAGCCATGATGGCGATGATTGAAAAGGGGGCTAAGTAA
- a CDS encoding GrdX family protein, producing the protein MVVTNNPMVKKELEGSLIPLLWVEGDYEAVLRKVRDLVHTGHQIISHPLVGSIKPYETPYRTVVISDWADSLHMTSLQTLEQVFSLLNSFKGKDGKLNSLRTYRDEDLPDLQLIDLDLIKPVMDRGSKEKQDEIRE; encoded by the coding sequence ATGGTAGTAACTAATAATCCAATGGTGAAAAAAGAGTTGGAGGGAAGTCTGATACCCCTACTTTGGGTAGAAGGAGATTACGAAGCTGTGTTGCGAAAAGTACGGGATCTGGTTCATACCGGTCATCAGATCATATCCCATCCCCTGGTAGGCAGCATTAAGCCCTATGAAACTCCTTATCGCACCGTGGTAATATCTGACTGGGCTGATTCGCTTCATATGACGTCATTACAAACCTTGGAACAGGTCTTTTCCTTACTGAACTCCTTTAAGGGGAAGGACGGGAAATTAAATTCATTGCGGACCTATCGAGATGAAGATTTACCGGATCTCCAACTGATAGATCTGGATTTAATAAAGCCGGTGATGGATCGGGGAAGCAAAGAAAAACAGGATGAGATTAGAGAGTAA
- a CDS encoding acyl-CoA dehydratase activase, whose product MIRIGIDIGSTVTKAVVMKDENIIVHQRVPTGWSPKETGNRLMETLKRNHSFDESEIASVVTTGYGRKTLPFATRKVTEITCHAKGAFHLYPSSRTVIDIGGQDSKVIRMDDAGNVIDFMMNDKCAAGTGQFLHVMATRLEVDVNDLEKMALLDEPVQINSMCTVFAESEIIGMMAAGASKESIASGLLNSVAGRISTQAQRIGIEETVFFSGGLAINQYLQQAIQEKLNKRVEVSPMAQYTGAIGAALLG is encoded by the coding sequence GTGATTCGTATTGGTATAGATATAGGATCAACGGTTACCAAAGCTGTTGTGATGAAAGATGAAAACATAATCGTCCATCAGCGTGTGCCGACAGGATGGAGTCCGAAGGAAACAGGAAATAGATTAATGGAAACACTGAAAAGAAACCATTCTTTCGATGAATCTGAAATAGCATCTGTAGTGACTACAGGTTATGGGCGAAAAACCCTGCCCTTTGCTACTCGTAAAGTAACTGAAATAACCTGCCACGCTAAAGGCGCGTTTCACCTTTATCCAAGCAGCAGAACCGTTATCGATATAGGTGGTCAGGACAGTAAAGTAATACGGATGGATGATGCAGGCAATGTGATTGATTTTATGATGAATGATAAATGTGCTGCCGGTACCGGACAGTTCTTACATGTGATGGCGACTCGCCTGGAAGTGGATGTCAACGATCTGGAGAAAATGGCTCTATTAGATGAGCCGGTTCAGATAAACAGTATGTGTACCGTTTTTGCAGAATCAGAAATTATTGGAATGATGGCGGCGGGTGCTTCAAAAGAAAGCATTGCCTCCGGACTGTTGAATTCTGTGGCAGGTCGTATTTCCACTCAGGCACAACGCATAGGCATAGAGGAAACCGTCTTTTTTTCAGGAGGGTTGGCAATAAACCAGTATCTGCAACAAGCCATCCAGGAAAAGCTTAATAAAAGAGTAGAAGTATCGCCAATGGCTCAGTATACAGGAGCCATTGGCGCAGCATTGCTGGGATAA
- a CDS encoding (2Fe-2S)-binding protein, with amino-acid sequence MCNDFKNNNQCFEYTDSGLPKVAITLTVNKETIEKNVDPTMTLLQFLHNELKLFGTKEGCGEGECGACSIMMDGKVVNSCLILAAEANNAEILTVEGLAKENELSILQQEFITHDALQCGFCTPGMLMSARALLDRKDHPTEEEIKEAIEGNFCRCTGYLPIINAIRSAAKREREELK; translated from the coding sequence ATGTGTAATGATTTTAAAAATAACAACCAGTGCTTTGAATATACAGATTCAGGACTGCCTAAAGTAGCTATAACGCTTACGGTAAATAAAGAAACAATAGAAAAAAATGTAGATCCTACGATGACCCTCTTGCAGTTTCTCCATAATGAGCTGAAACTTTTTGGTACAAAAGAAGGATGTGGAGAAGGAGAGTGTGGTGCTTGTTCAATTATGATGGATGGTAAAGTTGTAAATTCATGCCTGATACTGGCTGCAGAAGCAAACAATGCAGAAATTCTTACTGTCGAAGGCCTCGCTAAAGAGAATGAACTTTCGATATTGCAACAGGAGTTTATTACTCACGATGCATTGCAATGTGGGTTTTGCACTCCCGGAATGCTTATGTCCGCAAGAGCCTTATTAGACCGGAAAGATCATCCAACAGAGGAAGAAATCAAGGAAGCCATTGAGGGTAACTTCTGTCGTTGCACAGGATACTTACCCATCATAAATGCCATTCGTTCAGCTGCAAAACGGGAAAGAGAGGAGTTGAAATAA
- the grdB gene encoding glycine reductase complex selenoprotein B: MAKKRIVHYVNQFFAGIGGEEKADIPPELREGVVGPGMAFNTAFGEDAEIVATIICGDSYFNENPETSKQKILEMIKPYEPDMFIAGPAFNAGRYGVACATVAWLVQEELKIPVLTGMYKENPGADLFKKGIYITETGNSAAAMRKAVPAMVKLANKLMNGEEIGLPAEEGYLERGIRKNLFMEERGSRRAVNMLISKLQGKEYKTEYAMPEFDRVPPAGALADLSHLKIAMVTSGGIVPKTNPDRVESSSASKFGKYSIEGIDDLTEEMYETAHGGYDPIYANEDPDRVLPLDVLRDMEREGVIGSIFEYFYSTVGNGTSVGNSKAFGMAIGKEMKEAGVDAVLLTSTUGTCTRCGATMVKEIERTGIPVVHVCTVVPISMTVGANRIIPAVAIPHPFGDPKLEAKDEKMLRRRLVEKAMNSLKMDIETQTVIE; encoded by the coding sequence ATGGCTAAAAAGCGAATTGTTCATTATGTGAATCAATTCTTTGCTGGAATTGGTGGCGAAGAAAAAGCAGATATTCCACCAGAGCTGAGAGAAGGCGTAGTAGGGCCTGGGATGGCATTTAACACAGCTTTTGGAGAGGATGCAGAAATTGTAGCGACCATTATATGTGGAGATTCTTACTTTAATGAGAATCCAGAAACATCAAAGCAAAAAATACTGGAAATGATTAAGCCTTACGAGCCGGACATGTTTATTGCTGGTCCTGCCTTTAATGCCGGCCGTTACGGAGTTGCTTGCGCAACTGTTGCCTGGTTAGTGCAGGAAGAACTAAAAATTCCGGTATTAACAGGAATGTATAAAGAAAATCCAGGTGCGGATCTATTTAAAAAGGGTATTTACATTACTGAAACCGGGAATTCTGCCGCCGCTATGAGAAAAGCCGTTCCTGCTATGGTTAAGCTGGCCAACAAACTGATGAATGGTGAAGAAATAGGGTTACCGGCGGAAGAAGGTTATCTCGAAAGAGGAATCCGTAAGAATCTGTTTATGGAAGAACGTGGCTCCAGACGTGCGGTTAACATGCTGATTTCAAAACTTCAAGGAAAAGAGTACAAAACAGAATATGCCATGCCAGAGTTTGACAGAGTACCTCCGGCAGGAGCCTTGGCAGATCTTAGTCACTTAAAAATTGCAATGGTAACTTCCGGTGGAATTGTTCCTAAAACAAATCCAGACCGAGTAGAATCTTCCAGTGCATCTAAATTTGGAAAATACTCCATTGAAGGAATTGACGACCTTACAGAAGAAATGTATGAAACAGCTCACGGTGGCTATGACCCAATCTATGCCAATGAAGATCCGGATCGGGTACTTCCGTTGGATGTGTTGAGAGATATGGAGCGGGAAGGGGTTATTGGAAGCATTTTTGAATACTTCTATAGCACCGTAGGAAACGGGACCTCTGTAGGAAACTCAAAAGCTTTTGGAATGGCCATAGGAAAAGAAATGAAGGAAGCTGGTGTTGATGCCGTACTGCTAACCTCCACATGAGGTACTTGTACTCGTTGCGGCGCAACGATGGTAAAAGAAATTGAGCGTACCGGAATCCCGGTTGTACATGTATGCACGGTTGTTCCGATCTCCATGACCGTAGGAGCAAACCGTATTATACCGGCGGTAGCAATCCCACATCCTTTTGGCGATCCTAAGCTGGAGGCGAAAGACGAAAAAATGCTTAGAAGACGATTAGTTGAAAAAGCCATGAACTCTCTAAAAATGGATATTGAAACACAAACGGTTATTGAATAA
- the grdC gene encoding glycine/sarcosine/betaine reductase complex component C subunit beta, with translation MSFPVIKGTGYALVYTPDIMHWHGTTQSLERASNPDSEYIKGLKESTRSFEEVVAYAPNQTYIGALHPEKLRDIAKPWYENPVAEAERTGPLGEIMPQDEFYGLMKIADVFDLVSLEESFWKQAKAKLEAHPLFKDDVEKMGQGEEKNDIQRYIDEYHADPIYHEGELVGCVKRAHDVDLSLTAHIIYENLVSKASGMLAMKHLIDKNNIDVTTIDYVIECSEEACGDMNQRGGGNFAKAIAESVGAVNATGSDVRGFCAAPTHALIEAAALVKAGVYENVVIVAGGATAKLGMNGKDHVKKGMPLLEDVLGAFAVLVSANDGINPLIRTDLIGKHTVGTGSSPQAVITSLITTPLEKGGLKITDIDKYSVEMQNPDVTKPAGAGDVPEANYKMIGALGVKRGEIERKELPNFVTTHGMPGWAPTQGHIPSGVPYIGFAQQDLTTGDLNKAMIVGKGSLFLGRMTNLFDGVSVILEKNSGQVQSAGEGASKEEIKEMIIEAMKDVANQLIKE, from the coding sequence TTGAGTTTTCCAGTGATTAAAGGTACCGGCTATGCCTTGGTTTATACACCAGATATTATGCATTGGCATGGAACAACCCAAAGTTTAGAGAGGGCATCCAATCCAGACTCTGAATATATAAAAGGATTAAAAGAAAGCACAAGATCTTTTGAAGAAGTAGTAGCCTATGCGCCCAATCAGACCTATATTGGAGCGTTGCATCCAGAAAAACTACGGGATATTGCAAAACCTTGGTACGAAAATCCGGTAGCAGAGGCAGAACGAACTGGTCCCTTAGGCGAAATCATGCCTCAGGATGAATTTTATGGATTAATGAAAATTGCTGATGTGTTTGATCTGGTCAGCTTGGAAGAAAGCTTCTGGAAACAAGCGAAAGCCAAACTAGAAGCACATCCTCTTTTTAAGGATGATGTAGAAAAAATGGGTCAAGGTGAGGAAAAAAACGATATTCAACGCTATATTGATGAATATCATGCCGATCCGATCTATCATGAAGGTGAATTGGTAGGCTGCGTAAAAAGAGCGCATGATGTAGACCTTAGCCTGACAGCCCATATTATTTATGAAAACCTGGTATCAAAAGCTTCTGGTATGCTAGCGATGAAGCACCTAATCGATAAAAACAATATTGATGTTACAACTATTGATTACGTTATTGAATGTTCGGAAGAAGCTTGCGGAGACATGAACCAAAGAGGTGGCGGAAACTTTGCCAAAGCCATTGCAGAATCCGTAGGTGCGGTGAATGCAACTGGGTCCGATGTTAGAGGTTTTTGTGCGGCACCAACCCATGCATTAATAGAAGCGGCGGCATTGGTAAAAGCCGGTGTCTATGAAAATGTAGTGATTGTTGCCGGCGGTGCTACAGCAAAGCTGGGCATGAACGGGAAAGACCACGTGAAAAAAGGCATGCCTTTGCTGGAAGACGTCTTAGGTGCTTTCGCGGTATTGGTATCGGCGAATGACGGAATTAACCCACTGATCAGAACCGATCTTATCGGAAAACATACAGTGGGAACCGGATCATCGCCACAAGCCGTCATCACCAGTCTGATCACCACACCTTTAGAAAAAGGTGGACTTAAAATTACTGATATTGATAAATACTCCGTGGAAATGCAAAACCCAGACGTTACAAAGCCGGCAGGAGCCGGAGATGTACCGGAAGCAAATTATAAAATGATCGGCGCATTAGGCGTTAAACGAGGAGAAATAGAGCGAAAAGAACTGCCGAACTTCGTAACAACCCATGGAATGCCAGGCTGGGCACCTACCCAGGGTCATATTCCTTCCGGAGTTCCTTATATAGGCTTTGCACAACAAGACCTGACAACTGGCGATCTTAACAAAGCCATGATCGTTGGGAAAGGCAGTCTTTTCCTTGGCCGGATGACGAACTTGTTCGATGGCGTATCGGTTATTTTAGAAAAGAACAGTGGTCAGGTTCAGTCGGCTGGTGAAGGCGCTTCGAAAGAAGAGATTAAAGAAATGATTATTGAAGCCATGAAAGACGTTGCCAATCAACTGATAAAAGAATAG
- a CDS encoding glycine/sarcosine/betaine reductase component B subunit has product MKLELGKIFIEDVQFGDKTHVDGRILVVDHRELLEAIGGEEHLWKMRVDLAHPGESVRITPVKDVIEPRVKVKGHGSIFPGMLGKVHTVGNGRTHAMKNVAVVTAGKVVGFQEGIIDMSGPGAEYTPFSKTHNIVITAEPKPGIKAHEHEAALRTIGLKAAAFIGEVIKNIEPDEVKTYETLAPREAAELHPDLPRVGYVYMLQTQGLLHDTYVYGVDAKKLVPTVMYPTEIMDGAIVSGNCVSACDKNPTYVHLNNPVIEDLYEEHGKTINFLGVIITNENVTLADKERSSNWTAKLCEFMGLDGAIVTQEGFGNPDTDLIMNCRKIEEKGIKTVIVTDEYAGRDGASQSLADADPKANAVVTNGNANETIVLPDMNRLIGTTAYVDSIAGGFDGSLRDDGSIEVEIQAITGATNELGFGHLSAAAY; this is encoded by the coding sequence ATGAAGCTGGAGTTAGGAAAAATCTTTATCGAAGACGTTCAGTTTGGGGATAAAACCCATGTGGACGGGCGCATTCTGGTCGTTGACCACAGAGAGTTACTGGAGGCTATTGGAGGCGAAGAACACCTATGGAAAATGCGGGTAGACTTAGCTCATCCAGGCGAATCTGTACGTATTACTCCGGTAAAAGACGTGATTGAGCCAAGGGTTAAAGTAAAAGGACATGGCTCTATCTTTCCTGGCATGTTAGGGAAGGTACACACTGTAGGTAATGGACGAACCCATGCGATGAAAAATGTAGCGGTGGTGACAGCTGGTAAGGTAGTTGGTTTCCAGGAAGGCATTATTGATATGTCTGGACCTGGAGCAGAATACACACCTTTCTCAAAAACCCATAATATTGTTATTACAGCAGAGCCAAAACCAGGTATTAAAGCCCACGAACATGAAGCTGCTTTAAGAACCATTGGCTTGAAAGCAGCCGCTTTTATAGGTGAAGTGATCAAAAATATAGAACCAGATGAAGTGAAAACTTATGAAACACTGGCACCTAGAGAAGCAGCCGAACTACATCCGGACCTGCCTCGGGTTGGTTATGTATATATGTTGCAAACTCAAGGACTACTGCATGATACCTATGTTTACGGCGTGGATGCAAAAAAGCTGGTTCCAACCGTAATGTATCCAACAGAAATTATGGATGGTGCCATTGTTAGTGGAAACTGCGTATCTGCTTGCGATAAAAACCCAACCTATGTGCATTTGAATAACCCGGTAATCGAAGACTTATACGAAGAGCACGGAAAAACAATAAACTTTCTGGGAGTTATTATCACCAACGAAAATGTTACCTTGGCTGATAAAGAGCGTTCTTCCAACTGGACCGCAAAACTATGTGAATTTATGGGGCTGGACGGAGCCATTGTTACTCAAGAAGGTTTCGGAAATCCAGATACTGACTTAATTATGAACTGCCGAAAAATTGAAGAAAAAGGCATTAAAACGGTTATTGTAACAGATGAATATGCCGGTCGGGACGGAGCTAGTCAATCTTTAGCAGATGCTGACCCGAAAGCCAACGCCGTTGTTACAAATGGAAATGCCAACGAAACCATTGTACTGCCAGATATGAACCGACTGATCGGAACGACCGCTTACGTTGATTCTATTGCAGGTGGCTTTGATGGAAGTTTAAGAGACGACGGTTCCATTGAAGTAGAAATTCAGGCGATTACAGGAGCCACCAATGAATTAGGATTTGGACACCTGTCAGCCGCTGCCTATTAA
- a CDS encoding xanthine dehydrogenase family protein molybdopterin-binding subunit has product MNKQPLSHIGQGYDRKEAQEKVTGQAIYVHDMEVPGMLYAKALLSPKAHAKIVSIDTSKAKALKGVKAVVTGEDAPYTVGLYMVDKKVMAREKVRYQGEIVAAVVAESEAIAEEAVTLIDVAYEDLPIVHNLDEALEAKVLVHEELHTYEHMKGVFFPQKGSNIASWNKTKKGDIKKGFEAADYIFEDEFNVPAVAHVPMETHVTIAQADPYSNKVKIWSSAQSPFAVRQLLAKSLGIAKSDVNVVVPYIGGGFGGKAGVHLEPLASVLSKAVKGRPVKLKMTREEEFNILPTRAGMRARFKTGINKDGKIVAMEVYHDWDSGAYADYGVNVGKTAVYSGAGPYEIPNIELHSRTIYTNKVFSTAYRGFGHLETHWAAERHMDIMAQKLGIDPYELRMKNLLRPGSTTISGELVYPTTGDPIACLDAVKKELGWTGRKTEEEKQREFKTGKVRGKGFAMLQKAPAMPSYTSTSAIMQMDEDGHIKIMIGAVDMGQGANTIMAQVAAEELKIPIENVEVVWNVETDKHPYDWNTVASKYTFMGGNAVRKAAKKMIEQMKEVAGQVLRCHPDELTHGDGYIYHVHQTHRKLSYIDLSMGYSYENGNGIGGPLIAHGTYMASGLSNPDPETGQGRPGLVWTFGAHGIDLEVDVETGDITILKIVSAFDIGKVINKKLVDGQVLGGIVQGIGSALIEGYKFDEDARLLNPYFGDNRIPSAKDIPLEMVPIYIEEPETAQVDGPYGARGIGEHPMISVPSAIGNALYEALGINFTKLPLTPENVALAINESTK; this is encoded by the coding sequence ATGAACAAACAACCATTAAGTCATATAGGGCAAGGCTATGACCGAAAAGAAGCTCAGGAAAAAGTAACTGGACAAGCGATCTATGTGCATGATATGGAAGTCCCCGGAATGCTTTATGCAAAAGCCCTGCTTTCCCCTAAGGCACATGCTAAAATCGTAAGCATCGATACTTCTAAAGCCAAAGCATTAAAAGGAGTAAAGGCAGTCGTTACTGGTGAAGACGCTCCCTATACAGTGGGTTTGTATATGGTCGACAAAAAGGTGATGGCAAGAGAAAAAGTGCGCTATCAGGGAGAAATCGTAGCGGCTGTTGTAGCTGAAAGTGAAGCGATCGCAGAAGAAGCCGTAACGCTGATCGATGTAGCCTATGAAGATTTGCCAATTGTTCATAATTTGGATGAAGCGTTAGAAGCAAAGGTATTAGTCCATGAAGAATTGCACACCTACGAACATATGAAAGGTGTATTCTTCCCTCAAAAGGGGAGTAATATCGCAAGCTGGAACAAGACCAAAAAAGGAGATATTAAAAAAGGCTTTGAAGCAGCCGATTATATTTTTGAAGATGAGTTCAACGTTCCGGCCGTAGCTCATGTTCCGATGGAAACACATGTCACCATTGCACAGGCAGATCCTTATTCAAACAAAGTTAAAATTTGGTCCTCTGCACAATCTCCATTCGCTGTGAGACAGTTATTAGCAAAATCCTTAGGGATTGCAAAAAGCGATGTGAATGTAGTGGTGCCCTATATAGGCGGTGGTTTTGGAGGAAAAGCAGGAGTACATCTTGAGCCTCTGGCCAGTGTCTTATCAAAAGCTGTAAAGGGACGACCTGTAAAACTTAAAATGACAAGAGAAGAAGAGTTTAACATTCTTCCTACACGAGCAGGGATGAGAGCAAGATTTAAAACAGGAATTAATAAGGACGGTAAAATCGTAGCGATGGAAGTGTATCATGATTGGGATAGCGGAGCCTATGCGGATTATGGTGTGAATGTAGGTAAAACAGCCGTTTACTCAGGAGCAGGTCCTTACGAAATACCTAATATAGAATTGCATTCCAGAACGATTTATACAAATAAAGTCTTCAGTACCGCCTATAGAGGTTTTGGACATTTAGAAACCCACTGGGCAGCCGAAAGACATATGGATATAATGGCTCAGAAGTTAGGGATTGATCCTTATGAACTTCGAATGAAAAACCTGCTTCGACCAGGCAGTACCACTATAAGCGGAGAACTTGTATATCCCACTACAGGTGATCCTATCGCTTGCCTGGATGCCGTCAAGAAAGAATTAGGCTGGACTGGAAGAAAAACAGAAGAAGAAAAACAAAGAGAGTTCAAAACAGGAAAAGTAAGAGGAAAAGGCTTTGCAATGCTTCAAAAGGCTCCAGCAATGCCAAGCTATACATCTACATCCGCCATTATGCAAATGGATGAAGATGGCCATATAAAAATAATGATTGGTGCCGTTGATATGGGTCAGGGTGCTAATACGATTATGGCACAAGTTGCCGCAGAAGAACTTAAAATTCCAATCGAAAATGTTGAAGTTGTATGGAATGTAGAGACGGATAAACATCCTTACGACTGGAATACCGTAGCATCCAAGTATACTTTCATGGGTGGAAATGCCGTAAGAAAAGCCGCTAAAAAAATGATTGAGCAAATGAAAGAAGTTGCTGGCCAAGTCCTTCGTTGTCACCCAGATGAACTTACACACGGTGATGGATATATTTATCATGTTCATCAAACACATAGAAAGCTTTCCTATATCGACTTATCAATGGGATACTCTTATGAAAACGGAAATGGAATAGGCGGGCCTTTAATCGCCCATGGTACCTATATGGCAAGCGGACTTAGCAATCCAGACCCTGAAACTGGACAAGGAAGGCCTGGGCTTGTATGGACCTTCGGCGCTCACGGAATCGATCTTGAGGTGGATGTCGAAACCGGAGATATAACAATATTAAAGATCGTTTCGGCCTTTGATATCGGCAAGGTTATTAATAAAAAATTGGTGGATGGGCAGGTGCTTGGTGGTATTGTTCAAGGAATTGGATCAGCTCTTATTGAAGGATATAAGTTTGATGAAGATGCCCGACTCTTAAACCCTTACTTCGGAGATAACCGTATCCCTTCAGCAAAAGATATTCCGTTGGAAATGGTGCCAATTTATATTGAAGAACCTGAAACAGCACAAGTAGATGGGCCTTATGGCGCCAGAGGCATTGGAGAGCATCCAATGATTTCGGTTCCTTCCGCAATCGGAAATGCACTTTACGAAGCATTAGGCATTAATTTCACAAAGCTTCCGTTAACGCCGGAAAATGTGGCATTGGCAATCAATGAATCAACAAAATAA
- the trxA gene encoding thioredoxin TrxA, whose amino-acid sequence MLELDKKTFQEEVLDAEGFVLVDYWSDGCEPCKALLPDIEALAESYGDKVKFTKLNITGARRLAISQKVLGLPTITLYKSGEKVAEVTKDDATKSNIEKMITENV is encoded by the coding sequence ATGCTGGAATTAGATAAAAAAACATTTCAGGAAGAAGTATTGGACGCAGAAGGATTTGTTCTGGTAGACTATTGGAGCGATGGTTGCGAGCCTTGCAAAGCATTATTACCAGACATTGAAGCATTAGCTGAAAGCTATGGTGACAAAGTGAAATTTACAAAACTTAATATAACAGGAGCTCGTCGTCTGGCTATTTCGCAAAAAGTGCTGGGACTTCCTACCATCACCTTATATAAAAGTGGCGAAAAAGTAGCGGAAGTGACTAAAGATGACGCTACAAAGAGTAATATTGAAAAAATGATTACAGAAAATGTTTAA
- a CDS encoding nucleotidyltransferase family protein, translating to MNQQNKENLNDALAVIILAAGYSSRMKAFKPLLPFGSVTVIEYIIQTFLDAGIDHIYVVAGFRKDELEVILKKYPVNIVINHHYDQGMYSSIKEGVRGLQKNYKGFLLHPVDIPLVKVSTIKEIVTSYRATKKGIVYPSYQMKKGHPPVISSKYIADLLSFDGTGGLKAFLKKYDDTDGHFVNVEDEGILLDMDYYKEYEVLKKQKPI from the coding sequence ATGAATCAACAAAATAAGGAAAATCTTAACGATGCACTGGCGGTCATCATCCTGGCCGCCGGATATTCCAGCAGGATGAAAGCGTTTAAGCCTTTGCTTCCCTTCGGTTCAGTGACTGTTATTGAATATATCATTCAGACATTTTTGGATGCGGGAATCGATCATATTTATGTTGTAGCAGGTTTCAGAAAAGATGAATTAGAAGTGATCCTAAAGAAATATCCCGTAAATATTGTCATTAACCATCATTACGACCAAGGAATGTATTCTTCGATAAAAGAAGGTGTGCGGGGCCTCCAAAAAAATTATAAGGGTTTTTTACTGCATCCCGTAGATATTCCATTGGTAAAAGTAAGCACGATAAAAGAGATAGTAACATCGTATAGAGCAACGAAAAAAGGGATTGTTTATCCTTCTTATCAAATGAAGAAAGGGCATCCACCTGTTATTTCATCAAAATACATTGCCGATCTTTTGAGTTTTGATGGCACGGGAGGCTTAAAAGCTTTTTTGAAAAAATACGATGATACCGATGGGCATTTTGTGAACGTAGAGGATGAAGGAATCCTCCTAGATATGGATTATTATAAGGAATACGAAGTCCTCAAAAAACAAAAGCCAATATAA
- the grdA gene encoding glycine/sarcosine/betaine reductase complex selenoprotein A encodes MSILDGKKVIIIGDRDGIPAPAIEECLKGTGAEVVFSSTECFVUTAAGAMDLENQNRVQTLTEKHGAENMLILLGGAEAESAGLAAETVTNGDPTFAGPLAGVQLGLTVYHAVEPEFKEAVNEEVYDEQIGMMEMVLDVDEIVEEMSSIREQFGKY; translated from the coding sequence ATGAGTATCTTAGATGGCAAAAAAGTTATTATCATTGGAGATCGGGATGGCATTCCGGCACCAGCAATCGAAGAATGCCTGAAAGGTACCGGAGCTGAAGTAGTATTCTCTTCCACAGAATGCTTTGTCTGAACGGCTGCTGGTGCTATGGACCTGGAAAATCAAAATCGAGTGCAAACCCTTACGGAAAAACACGGAGCGGAGAATATGCTTATTCTTCTTGGAGGAGCAGAAGCAGAATCTGCTGGCTTAGCCGCTGAAACCGTAACCAATGGGGATCCCACTTTTGCAGGTCCTTTAGCAGGAGTCCAGTTAGGACTCACAGTATATCACGCTGTTGAACCGGAGTTTAAGGAAGCGGTCAACGAAGAAGTGTACGATGAACAGATTGGCATGATGGAAATGGTATTAGACGTGGACGAAATTGTTGAAGAAATGAGCAGTATTCGAGAACAATTCGGCAAGTATTAA